GCTTACCTCGCGGCAGAAGGGAGTGAAGTGGGCCGAATCTTCGGGGAAGGAGTAGGGGGCGTGGGGGGCGTCCAGGAAAGCGAAGCAGAAAAAAGGCCGGGCGCCGGACCGGTTCTTCAGCCACTCCCGAAATCGTGAAACCAGCACCCGGTCGCGGTCCTTGGCCTTTTTGGGGCCCATCCGGTCTTCGATCGCCTCGGGAACGTCCACGAAAAGGGTCTGGCGGAATTCGGGGTAATCCATATCCGTGCTGGAATAGGCCTTGAAGTCGTACCCGTTTTCCTGCAGGAGCTTGACCAGGACCGGGCCCTGGCGGCTGGCCAGAGCCGGGTGCCAGTAGGTTCCGTAAAGCCCGTAGACAAGGGCGAACCCCCCGAAACGGCTGGTGTTTCCTCCGGAATAATGATCGGTCAGAACCAGGGCGTCGGAGGCGAAAGCGCAGAGGTTGGGGGTGGTCTCGGGGGCGAACATATCGAACCGCATGCTCTCCACCATGATAATGACGACATTCAGAGGCCGCGGCAGCCGGCCGTAGCGGAATCCCGGAAGCGGGTAATCGAGGCTGGAGTACTCGAGAGACACGCGCGGCAGGGTTTCCTGGGCGGGACGGTCGAGGAACGTTTCCAGAAACCGCTTGAAGGTCAGGGGTTGGTAGAGGGGAAGGACTTTCCGGTAGCGGATGACGGGCACGTACGAGTAAAAATCGGCCAACCCGAACGCCGTTTTTTCCGCCAGAAAAGCGAGCAGGAAGACCGCGAAGAAACCCGCGACCGGAAGGGGGCGGGTCAGCCCGGCGCGCCTCCCCCCCCGGAAGAGGACCCCGGCCAGGAGCCAGAGGAGCAGGCCCTGGACGGCTACCACCCCCCCCAGGCCCAGCAGGGCGACGGCGCGATCCGAGGAATCGAAGCGGACCGAGTCCCAGTATCCGGGGGTGAGCATGGCTTCGATCGCCAGGCTGTTGAGGTGAAAATGATGAAAGAGGAACACGCGCACGTCCACGAAGACGTACACCTGGATGAGCGTGAAGAACAGGACCCCTGCGGCCGCCGACGCCGCCCGGGAGCGGAAGACCAGGAGAACCAGCATCGCCGCCCCGGACGCGGCCAGCCCCATGAAGAGAAAATTGGAGAAAAAAGCGCAGTATTTATAGACGGTCACCCACCCCTGCGACGGAGCCGTGGAGAGGTAGGGCATTCCGCTGAGCATGAGAAAGCCGGCGTTGAGCACGCCGGCGACGAACAGCGCCCGGTAGAGCGCGCGCTTTTTGTCCCGTTTCGCGGTCATCGGTCACCGGAGAGACAATCTACCGGCTTCGGAGCCCGGAATCAAGCCCCGGCCTCGTTCGCCGCCGCATCAGCTCCCGGTAGTAGGACTCGTGGCCGGCGAGGGTGCGGTCGATGCCGAATTCGTTCAGCGCGCGTCGACGGGCGGCGGCGACCAGGCCGGCGCGCCGGCGCCGATCCCGTATGACCAGGGCGATTTTTTCCGACAACCCGGCCTCGTCGCCCGGCGCATAGAGAAAACCTTCGCGGCCGTCGCGGATCAATTCCCGGTTTCCCGGGATATCGGTGGCTATGACCGGAACTTCCAGGGCCATGGCCTCGAGAAGCGCCTGGGGAAACCCCTCCCGGGCGGAAGGCAGCACGTTGACGGTGAAAATCCGGTAATAATCGAGGACGTCGTCCATGGGAACGCGGCCGGCGTAGATCACCCTCCGTCCCGGAGGAAGCCCGGCCCGGAGCCGGGCCAGCTCCGGGTTTTCCTCCAAACCGCAAAAAACCAGGGTCAGTTTTTTCTCGGGGAGCCGGGCGGCGGCCCGGAGGACGTCGGCCTGCAGCTTGAGACGGGATATGCACCCGATCACGGTCTCTTCCGCTCCGATCCCCCACCGGGCGCGCAGACGGGCCGGGGCGTCCGCAGCCAGATTCCGATACCGTTCGGGCGGAGTCCCGTTATGGATCGTCCTGATGTGCCCCGGGGGGATCCCCATCCCCGCCAGGGCCTCGGCCACGCCGGAACTGACCGCGACGATGCCGTCGGTCCCGCGGGTGTAGAAGCGCACCTGCAGAAAATTTCCGGAGCTGCTGGGCATCGTCCGGCGGGTGTGAACCACGACAACGGGAAGCCGGTAGCGCCAGCGGGCCAGCACCGAGGTATAGCGGTCTCTTCCCGCCTGGGCGTTGATCAGTTCGATCCCCCGCTCCCTCACCGCGGCGGCGATCTGCCCCATGTTGCGCCGGTCGAACTTGCCCCGGAAGGTCATGGGAATAGGTTCGACCGGTCCCGAGCCGAGCCGGGAATAGAGTGCGGATTCCTTCCGGCAGCCCACGCACACCCGGTGGCCGCGGCCGGCCAGGCCCTCGGCCAGCCACCCGATCGAGTTGGTGGCTCCGGCCATGTCCCCCTGGCATGTGAGCAGCAATATCTTCATTCCCGGCGGCCGAACTCCTCTTGGGCGGGTTCGAGACCCGTCCGGCCGGGGGCCGACTTCCCGGCATGGCATCATACCGGCGGCGGCGAGACGGGAACGGCTTCTCCCGCGCTCCGGATCACTCCGGCGCGCCCGGAAACCGCCGGGTAGAATTTTCCAGCTCCCAGAGCCTCGCGTATTTTTCCGCCACATAGCAGGAAGACAGGACGGCGCTGATCAGGCCATGCGCGCCGTCGAGAAACCCGCGGCGGAAAACGTAGTTTTTTAAAAAATTGAAAACCGGATTGGCCGCGATCCGGGCCGCCGCGGCGCCGCGGCGGCCTCGAGCATAGGCTTCGGCCTGAAGGGCGGCGTAGCGACTGGACTTCCGGACGAACTCGTCGATCGAACGGTGGGTGTAATGGATCAGACGATTTTTCAACACTCCCGCCGGTTCTTCCGGCACCAGCCGGGCATGGACCCGGGCTCCGTCGAACCGGTAGCGGTCTTTGCGGAAGAGGATATTGTTCAAATCCCGGTTCCAACCGCCGTAGCGCATTTCGCGCCCGAGAAAAATTCCCCGGCGGAAGACGAAATAACGCCCGTAAAGCGGGTCGCGCACCGTCTCGAGCAGCTCGTCCCGGAGCGCTTCCGGCATTACTTCGTCGGAATCGATGATGACGATCCAGGCGTGCGTGGCTTGATCGATGGCCCAGTTGCGCTGCTCCGATTCCGAGGTGTATTCCCTTCGAAAAAAGCGGTGGGCGTAGCGGCGGGCCACTTCATCGGTCCGGTCGCGGCTGCCGGAATCCACCACGATCAATTCATCCGCCCAGCACAGGGAGCGAAGACAGCTCTCGATGTAGGGCATATTGTCGCAGCAGGTAACGATGGCGCTGATATCGACCATTGTTATTATCTCATTGTTCTTATCTACGAGGAGGAGTTCATATGCCGTACGGCGGCAGTCTTGCCAACGCCCGCTCGATATGGATAATAGTTTACTATGGCAAATGAAAATGACAAGCCATTATCCGGCGCCCCCGCGGCGGGGGGGAGCCGTCGCCCCGATGAACGGACTCCGCTGCTTCCTCTGAACATCTTCCTTCCCGAGATCGGGCCACGGAAGGTCGCCGGACTGATCGCGTTCTTCGTCGTCCTGGCCGTAACCGCCAGAAGCATCCGCTATCTTCTCTGTTTCCCCCTCTGGCCCGACGAAGGATTCCTCGCCGCCAATTTCATCTGCGCCCGCTTCGAC
This genomic stretch from bacterium harbors:
- a CDS encoding sulfatase-like hydrolase/transferase — protein: MTAKRDKKRALYRALFVAGVLNAGFLMLSGMPYLSTAPSQGWVTVYKYCAFFSNFLFMGLAASGAAMLVLLVFRSRAASAAAGVLFFTLIQVYVFVDVRVFLFHHFHLNSLAIEAMLTPGYWDSVRFDSSDRAVALLGLGGVVAVQGLLLWLLAGVLFRGGRRAGLTRPLPVAGFFAVFLLAFLAEKTAFGLADFYSYVPVIRYRKVLPLYQPLTFKRFLETFLDRPAQETLPRVSLEYSSLDYPLPGFRYGRLPRPLNVVIIMVESMRFDMFAPETTPNLCAFASDALVLTDHYSGGNTSRFGGFALVYGLYGTYWHPALASRQGPVLVKLLQENGYDFKAYSSTDMDYPEFRQTLFVDVPEAIEDRMGPKKAKDRDRVLVSRFREWLKNRSGARPFFCFAFLDAPHAPYSFPEDSAHFTPFCREVSYVKTDLRDQREEIFNRYRNAVRCADGSLGEMLEALRAENLLEDTVVVVTGDHGEEFWETGYFGHNSAYTDYQTKVPMVIRIPGRAPGVFSEPTNHFDIVPTLLGVLGDDNPPELYSNGKNLLADGGEDFMVLAGWDDCCLFTPHVKMRMALEAYNFFEGGVTDRSDRSLEDGAAVSAAKQSYLMAALKGIGRFLR
- a CDS encoding glycosyltransferase family 4 protein; the protein is MKILLLTCQGDMAGATNSIGWLAEGLAGRGHRVCVGCRKESALYSRLGSGPVEPIPMTFRGKFDRRNMGQIAAAVRERGIELINAQAGRDRYTSVLARWRYRLPVVVVHTRRTMPSSSGNFLQVRFYTRGTDGIVAVSSGVAEALAGMGIPPGHIRTIHNGTPPERYRNLAADAPARLRARWGIGAEETVIGCISRLKLQADVLRAAARLPEKKLTLVFCGLEENPELARLRAGLPPGRRVIYAGRVPMDDVLDYYRIFTVNVLPSAREGFPQALLEAMALEVPVIATDIPGNRELIRDGREGFLYAPGDEAGLSEKIALVIRDRRRRAGLVAAARRRALNEFGIDRTLAGHESYYRELMRRRTRPGLDSGLRSR
- a CDS encoding glycosyltransferase family 2 protein, whose translation is MVDISAIVTCCDNMPYIESCLRSLCWADELIVVDSGSRDRTDEVARRYAHRFFRREYTSESEQRNWAIDQATHAWIVIIDSDEVMPEALRDELLETVRDPLYGRYFVFRRGIFLGREMRYGGWNRDLNNILFRKDRYRFDGARVHARLVPEEPAGVLKNRLIHYTHRSIDEFVRKSSRYAALQAEAYARGRRGAAAARIAANPVFNFLKNYVFRRGFLDGAHGLISAVLSSCYVAEKYARLWELENSTRRFPGAPE